The Eleginops maclovinus isolate JMC-PN-2008 ecotype Puerto Natales chromosome 3, JC_Emac_rtc_rv5, whole genome shotgun sequence genome includes a region encoding these proteins:
- the LOC134861490 gene encoding uncharacterized protein LOC134861490 encodes MQGLCNIIRKVQDKSPLKYLTVRQMVCLDLSVMYREPERCRNHMKGLVQRFLQDKQLTNTSAGDVILQQFDSLLSLESRSEDFLYFAPMQKRLDIFLSSAMEPYPELWAFCKKLLILSHGQATVERGFSINKEVESDNLHEDTVVTRRLVCDYIIQHGGVTKVPLSKPLLTSVARARTRYRIHLENERKKREAKDQALKRKEAEDCLQELKVKRIRVKEVSEGLARDADRLAEQAEAKAGSKMADLISRSNLLRRGHKEKLVELALLDKEIAAKSEELRS; translated from the exons ATGCAGGGACTGTGTAACATCATCAGGAAAGTGCAGGACAAAAGCCCCCTCAAGTATCTGACTGTTAGGCAGATGGTGTGCCTGGATCTGTCAGTAATGTATAGAGAACCAGAAAGATGCAGGAATCACATGAAAGGGCTGGTTCAGAGGTTTCTCCAGGACAAACAGCTAACTAATACTTCTGCGG GGGATGTCATACTGCAGCAGTTTGACAGTCTCCTGTCCTTGGAGAGCCGGAGTGAGGACTTCCTCTACTTTGCTCCCATGCAGAAGAGGCTGGACATCTTCCTGAGCAGTGCCATGGAGCCTTATCCAGAGCTGTGGGCCTTCTGCAAGAAGCTGCTCATCCTCTCCCACGGCCAAGCTACTGTTGAACGTGGATTCTCCATCAATAAAGAGGTGGAGTCAGATAATTTGCATGAGGACACTGTGGTCACACGGAGGCTGGTGTGTGACTACATTATACAACATGGAGGTGTTACCAAG GTTCCACTCAGTAAACCACTACTGACAAGTGTAGCAAGAGCAAGGACAAGGTATCGTATCCACCTTGAGaacgaaagaaagaagagggaggCAAAAGACCAGGCTCTCAAGAGGAAGGAGGCAGAGGActgtctgcaggagctgaaggtgaAGAGGATACGCGTAAAGGAGGTATCTGAGGGTCTGGCTAGGGATGCGGACAGGCTGGCTGAGCAGGCTGAAGCAAAGGCAGGGAGCAAAATGGCTGACCTGATCTCCAGGTCCAACCTCCTGCGGAGAGGCCATAAGGAGAAGTTGGTAGAACTGGCTCTCCTTGATAAAGAGATCGCTGCTAAAAGTGAAGAGCTTAGGAGTTGa